One region of Triticum aestivum cultivar Chinese Spring chromosome 6B, IWGSC CS RefSeq v2.1, whole genome shotgun sequence genomic DNA includes:
- the LOC123133666 gene encoding dnaJ homolog subfamily B member 6-like, translating into MGDHYETLGLGRNASKADVKAAFLRLAHRYHPDHHADADAAARAEADRRFRQVKEAYDVLYDQRRRAAYDSSFRSSSSSSSGSSKGGHGQRHGANSSSSSSSSSSGKHGNRHGGGTSGSSSSSSSSSNDHGNRHKGGGTSGSGSSSSSSSDQHKGGTSGSSSSSSSSDHGNNHRGGTSGSGSGSGSGSSSSSSSSGDHANRPGGGTSASSSSANDHGHRRGHSGTTSSGYRGPLRPRGGPKVHNVIFGAILGISMIGGTAMAKESWERHPDRIEQELEMVKIEFWTRKRQLENMKRKWEKNNPLKPWMESREKEIRTEFQIRKQQWENMKQEWEKNYPWVKNNPWKSRMEPREEEEKKNWWTDIIFRS; encoded by the exons ATGGGCGACCACTACGAGACGCTAGGGCTCGGCCGCAACGCCAGCAAGGCCGACGTCAAGGCCGCCTTCCTCCGCCTCGCCCACCGCTACCACCCCGACCACCACGCCGACGCAGACGCCGCGGCCCGGGCCGAAGCCGACCGCCGCTTCCGCCAGGTCAAAGAAGCCTACGATGTGCTGTACGACCAACGCCGCCGCGCCGCGTATGATTCCTCgttccgctcctcctcctcctcctcctcgggttcgAGTAAGGGTGGCCACGGGCAACGTCACGGCGCGAActcttcctcgtcgtcatcgtcctcGTCTTCGGGTAAACACGGGAACCGGCACGGAGGTGGTACTTCaggctcatcttcctcctcctcgtcgtcttcgaaTGACCACGGGAACCGAcacaaaggtggtggcacgtcagGCTCAGGCTCATCCTCCTCGTCTTCGAGTGACCAACACAAAGGTGGCACCTCAGGCTCATCGTCCTCGTCGTCTTCAAGTGACCACGGGAACAACCACAGAGGTGGCACCtcaggctcaggctcaggctcaggctcaggctcatcctcctcgtcgtcgtcttcaggCGACCACGCGAATCGGCCGGGAGGTggcacctccgcctcctcctcgtctgcGAATGACCACGGGCACCGTCGCGGACACAGCGGCACCACCTCCTCGGGTTACAGGGGCCCTCTTCGGCCGAGAGGCGGACCTAAAGTCCATAACGTGATCTTCGG CGCAATTTTAGGTATTTCTATGATCGGAGGAACTGCAATGGCAAAGGAAAGCTGGGAGCGACATCCGGATAGGATAGAACAAGAATTGGAAATGGTGAAGATAGAGTTCTGGACGAGGAAGAGGCAGTTAGAAAATATGAAACGAAAGTGGGAAAAGAACAATCCCTTG AAACCATGGATGGAGTCGAGAGAGAAGGAGATAAGGACAGAGTTTCAGATAAGGAAGCAACAGTGGGAAAATATGAAACAAGAATGGGAAAAGAACTATCCTTGGGTAAAGAACAATCCCTGG AAATCAAGGATGGAgccgagagaggaggaggaaaagaagaaCTGGTGGACGGACATCATCTTTAGATCTTGA